The nucleotide sequence CCCTGCTGGCGTTGGCAGCCTGCGGCAGCAACCATGCACCGGAAGAACTGAATCAGATACCCGGTTATCTGGGCACGATCGCGCGCGCCGACTACGACGGCAAGACCAATGATTTACTCACGGCCGGCCTGGGCAAGACGGGGCTGGCGGGCGTCGCGCCCGCGTATGCGAATGCGGAGCAGCCGACGCCGGCAGAACTGCGCCGCAATGCAATCTACGCCAATTACCGTGCCGTGCTCGACATTGCCGCCAACAGCGGCTATGGCACCCTGTACGGACCGAACGTCGATGCGTCGTGGAACGTGGGCACGGGCGAGGGCCTGGTAGCTGGCAGTGAATACATCGCCTATGCGGATGACGGCACGGGCAAGAAGAATGTCACCTTGATGGTGCAGGTGCCGGCCAGCTTCGATCCTGAGCATGCCTGCATCGTCACGGGCACGTCGAGTGGCTCGCGCGGCATCTACGGCGCCATCGGCAGCTCGGGCGAATGGGGCCTGAAGAAGGGCTGCGCCGTGGCATATGCGGACAAGGGTTCCGGCACAGGGCTGTATGTGTTTGAAGACGACAGCGTCAATCTCCAGAACGGCGTACGCGCGGGCAGGGTGGCTGCCGGCAAGAGTGCGCTCTTTGTGCCCGACTTGAACGACGCGGACCGGCTGGCCTGGGCCGCCGCTTATCCGAACCGTATCGCCTTCAAGCATGCGCACTCGCAGCAGAACCCGGAGAAGGATTGGGGCAAGGTAACCTTGCAGGCGGTCGAGATGGCGTATTACGTCTTGAACGAGCGCTATGGCGTGCTGGCCCGCGACGGCAGTTCGCGCGTCGTGCGGCTGACGCCGAAGAACACCATCACGATCGCGTCGAGCATTTCCAACGGTGCCGGCTCGGCCTTGCTGGCGGCGGAGCAGGATAGCAAGGGCTTGATCAGTGGCGTGGCCGCCAGCGAGCCGCAGGTCCAGCCTGCGGCATCGAGTGCCTACAGCGTGCGGCAAGGCGGGGTGCAGCTGGCCAATCCGGGCCGCGCGCTATACGACTACGCCACCTATGCGGCGCTGTACCAGCCGTGCATCGCTTCCGTGGCCGGCAATGCGGGACGCTGCACGGCGCTGGTCGCCAAGGGCTTATTGAATGGCGCCGACCTGGCGGCGCAGCAGGCGGATGCGAAGCAGCGCTTGCGCGCGTATGGCTGGTTGCTTGACTCCGATCCGCTGCAAGCCGCGCACGCGGGCACGAATATCCTGGTGGCCGTCACGTATGCCTATGCCTATGGGAAATTTTCCGTGACGGACAAGGTGTGCGGTTTCACGTTTGCGCAGACGGATGGCAGCGGCAATCCGGTCGCTTTCACTTCGGCGCAAAAGGCGGCCAGCTTTGCGGCGCAAAACGGCATCCTTGGCAGTGTCGTGTACGAGAACAGCGTGGGCGGCGCCAAGGGCTACACGGCCGGCGTGTCACCCTCGACCGGTCTGGCGGACCAGTCGCTCGATGGCTTCCTGTGTCTGCGCAGCCTGGCGACGGGCAAGGATGCCATCAGCGGCGCCAACTTGCAGGGCGCCCTGGACGGGCAGAGCGTGCGCGTGCGGGCGGGCATGGCCGAGGTAGCGGCCAGCGGAAAACTGCAAGCCAAACCGGCCATCATCGTGCAGGGACGCAGCGATACTCTGATTCCCGTCAATCATGCCTCGCGCGCTTACCTGGGATTGAACGCTGCGGTGGAAGGGACGAATAGCAAACTGCGCTATATCGAGGTGACCAACGCCAACCACTTCGATTCCTTCAGCAGCGCCTTGCCGACCCTGATCGTGCCCTTGCATGTGTACCTGAACCGGGCACTCGACGCAATGTATGTGCATTTGTCTGCCAAGCAAGCCTTGCCGCCCTCGCAGGTGGTGCACACAGTGACGCGTACCGATGCGTCGACCTTGATCACGAATGTCAACGTGCCGGCGATAGCGGCAACGCCTGCGGCTGGCAATGCGATCAGCGTGACGGGCACGGTAGTGGATGTGCCCAACTAGCGTCAGTTTGCATATCGCCCGAGAGCCACGTCGAGTACGTGGCTTTTTTTTGAGCGCTTACAGCGCGGCCGCATAGATGGCGCGGGCATCAAGACGCGTGACGGGCCGAGGATTGTTGCCTATCAAGCGCGTCTGTAGCATGGCCTCGTCGGCCAGGCGATCCAGGTCGCTGGCCGCGATGCCCACCTCGCGCAGGGTGCGCGCGATCCCTGTCGCCAGGGCGATGTCATGCATGGCGTCGATCAGGGCCACGGCGCGCGCTTCCTCGCTGCCCGTGATGCCGGGTTGCACGACGGCCGCCAGTTGCGCATACAGGGGCGCCGCGTGGGACAGATTGAAGCGCAGCACGTGTGGCAACACCAGCGCATTCGACAGGCCATGTGGCACGTGGAACATGCCGCCAATGGGATAAGCGAGCGCGTGCACGGCCGCCACGGGGGCATTGGCAAACGCCTGGCCGGCCAGCATGGCGCCGAGCAACATGGCCTCGCGCGCCGGCAAGTTGCTGCCATCGCGGCAGGCCGTGAGCAGATTGCCGGACAGCAGTGACAGCGCCTGCATGGCCAGCATATCGGACAATGGATTTTTCAGCAGGCGGCTGGTGTACGCTTCGATGGCGTGCACCATGGCATCGATGCCGGTGGCGGCTGTCACTGCGGGTGGCAAGCCCAGGGTCAGGCTGGCGTCGAGGATGGCCAGGTCTGCATACAGTTGCGGCGCGACCACGCCCATCTTGCTGGTGGCCCCCGTGGTGACGATGGCGATCTGCGTCACTTCCGAGCCTGTGCCGGCCGTGGTCGGCAATTGCACCAGGGGCAGGCGCTGGCCGTTGACATTGCCGATGCCATACAGTTGCGCCAGATCCTGGTGGCCGGGAGCCAGTACAGCCACCAGTTTGGCCACATCCAGCGAGCTGCCGCCACCGAGACCGATAATCAGTTCCACGTGAAACATCCGGGCCTGGGCGACGCCGGCCAGCACGATCGCTTCGGGCGGATCGGCTTGCACCTCGGAAAAGACACGCACGTCGATACCCGCCGTTCGCAAGCTATGCAGCGGAGCATCGGCGAGTCCCGTGCGCAGAAAACCTGCATCGGTGACGAGCAGGGCACGGCGCACTGTGGGGAATTGATGGGCAATATGGGCGCCCAGTTGGGCGGCGGCGCCCGCTTCAATGATCAGATGCGGCACGGTGCGGAACTGGAAGGCGGGCATGCAGACTCCTGACAACAAGGACAGAAGCCAAGCTTACTCCGCTTTTCCGCCCTGCGCATGTTTCACGTGGAACCAGACGCCGCGGGCTATTCCCATTCCAGCGCGCCGCGTTTCCATTCATACGCCAGGCCGATGGCCAGTACGCTCAAAAAACCCATGACAGCCCAGAAGCCGGGCAAGCCGAGTTCGTTCACGTTGGCCGCCCACGGCATCAGGAAGATCACCTCGATATCGAACAGGATGAAGAGGATGGCGACCAGGTAGAAGCGGATGTCGAACTTCATGCGCGCATCGCCGAACGCTTCGAAGCCGCATTCGTACGGCGACAGCTTGTGCGGATCGGGCTTGTGCGGACCCAGCACGCGTCCCAGCAGCATGGGCACGATGCCGACCAGGATGCCTATCAGAATGAACAGGAGGACGGGAAAATAGTTTTCGAGGAGCATGGGGGTTCCTCTCAGTGGCTGGAAGACAGCTTCATCAGCACGATGCCGCACACGATGAGGACGGCGGCGCACACGCGCATGGTGCTGATTTGCTCGCCCAGAAACACGATACCGACGATGAAGGCGCCGACGGCGCCGATGCCGGTCCAGATGGTGTAAGCCGTGCCCAAGGGGAGGGTGCGCATTGCAATCGACAGCAAGCCGAAGCTGGCGATCATCATGACCACGGTAATCACGGAGGGAGTCAGTTTGGTGAAACTCTCGGAGAGTTTCATCGAGTATGCCCACACAACTTCAAGCATGCCGGCAATGAGTAAAAGTATCCAGGCCATGGCGGCTCCTTATACAGAGCGGGCCGTCCCGGTGTGTGCCCATGATGGGGGAGGCCGTCCTCCTGGATGATCGTCACTATGGCCACTGGCGTGACTACGGTTGCGGACGATGCGGCAATTGTAGCAAACATTGCAGGACACTGCAGCCCCATCCTGGAGCTTGTTGAGTGTTCCACGTGAAACAGAAATCGCCGTTTACTCGCCCGTGCTGAGTAAAAATTAAGCAAAAATTGGCCCGACGAAGGTTGCGCTAGCAAAAAGACTCTATAATCGGAGCTCTCTTCCCGCATTTTTACTTGCACTGTTACCTATTTATCATGTTATTTCCTACAGAATTCGACGTCATCGTTGTCGGTGGTGGTCACGCCGGTACCGAGGCGGCCCTCGCTTCCGCCCGCATGGGGCAGAAGACGCTATTGCTCACGCATAATATTGAGACATTGGGCCAGATGTCGTGCAATCCCTCCATCGGTGGCATCGGCAAGGGCCACCTGGTCAAGGAGGTCGATGCCATGGGCGGCGCGATGGCGATTGCCACCGACGAATCCGGCATCCAGTTCCGCATCCTGAACTCGTCGAAAGGCCCTGCAGTACGCGCCACGCGCGCTCAGGCTGATCGGCTTCTTTACAAAGCCGCCATCCGCACGCGCCTGGAAAATCAGCCTAATTTATGGCTGTTCCAGCAAGCCGTCGATGATTTGATCGTCGAAGGCGACCGGGTCGTCGGCGCCGTGACGCAGATCGGCTTGAAGTTTCTGGCCCGCGCCGTGGTGCTCACGGCCGGTACCTTCCTCGATGGCAAGATCCACGTGGGCTTGAATAACTACTCGGCCGGCCGCGCCGGCGACCCGCCTGCCATTTCGCTTTCGGCTCGGTTAAAAGAGCTGAAACTGCCGCAGGGTCGTTTGAAAACGGGCACGCCGCCGCGTATCGATGGCCGCACAATCGACTTTTCCGTCATGCAGGAACAGCCGGGCGACCTCGATCCCGTACCCGTCTTTTCCGTCATGGGCAACACGGCCATGCACCCGCGCCAGGTGCCGTGCTGGGTCACGCATACGAATAGCCAGACGCACGACATCATCCGTGCCGGCCTGGACCGCAGCCCCATGTACACGGGCGTCATCGAGGGCGTGGGTCCCCGGTATTGCCCTTCCATCGAAGACAAGATCCACCGTTTCTCGGGCAAGGAATCGCACCAGATCTTCCTCGAGCCGGAAGGTTTGACGACGCATGAGTTCTATCCGAATGGCATCTCCACGAGCCTGCCGTTCGACGTACAGATCGCCCTGGTGCAATCGATGAAGGGCATGGAAAACGCCCACATCCTGCGTCCCGGCTATGCCATCGAATACGATTACTTCGACCCGCGCGGCTTGAAGGCCTCGCTGGAAACGAAGGCCGTGGCTGGCCTGTTCTTTGCCGGCCAGATCAACGGCACCACCGGCTACGAAGAAGCGGCCGCGCAAGGCATGCTGGCGGGCCTGAATGCGGCCTTGCTGACGCAGGACAAGGAAGCCTGGGTACCGGGCCGCTCCGAGGCGTATCTGGGCGTGCTGGTCGACGATCTGATCACCCAGGGCGTGCAGGAACCGTACCGCATGTTCACCAGCCGCGCGGAGTACCGCCTGAGCCTGCGCGAAGACAATGCCGACATGCGCCTGACGGAAATCGGCCGTACTCTGGGCTGCGTGGGCGACGCCCAATGGCAAGCCTTCGAAACGAAGCGCGAAGCGGTGGCGCTGGAACTGCAGCGCCTGCGTTCCACCTGGGTCAATCCGCGCATCCTGGCGGCCGCCGAATCGGAACGTATCGTCGGCCAGGCCATCGAGCGCGAATACTCGCTGGCGGACCTGCTGTGCCGCCCGAACGTGGCCTACGATACCCTGATGAGCATGACGGGCATGGAAGGTCAGGCCCTGGCCGGCCCCGGCGTGGAAGACCCCGCCGTGCGCGAACAGGTGGAAATCCAGCTCAAATACGCGGGCTACATCGAGCGCCAGAGCAAGGAAATCGAGCGACACGAACACTATGAAAACCTGGCCCTGCCGGCCGGTTTCAACTACCTCGATATCGGCGCGCTGTCGGTCGAAGTGCGGCAAAAACTCGACAAGCAGCGCCCTGAAACCCTGGGCCAGGCATCGCGTATTTCCGGCGTGACGCCGGCGGCGATTTCGCTGCTGCTGGTGCATTTGAAAAAGCGCGGCTTCGGTGCCGCGCAGACCACCACTTTAAAGGATGAGGTTGTTGAATGAAGCAGTTTGACCGGGCCGCACTGGCCCCCATTTTGAATGAAGGCATCGCCGCGCTGGAGCTGGACCTGAGCGCGGATCAGACGGAAAAACTGCTCGATTACCTGGCCTTGCTGGCCAAATGGAATAGCGTGTACAACCTGACGTCGGTGCGCGATCCGCTGCAGATGCTGACCTTGCACGTACTCGATTCGCTGGCGGCCGTGCCGGCGTTCGCTCATGCAAAAAATGTACTCGACGTAGGCGCCGGCGGCGGCTTGCCGGGCATGGTACTGGCCATCGCGCGGCCCGATATCCAAGTGTCGATGATCGACACCGTGCATAAAAAGACGGCATTTTTGACGCAGGTGAAGGCCGAACTGGGCTTGAGCAACGTCACCGTGTACACGAAGCGTGTGGAGCAGCTGGAAGTGCAGCAGAAATTCGACGTGATTACCTCGCGCGCCTTTGCTGACCTGTCCGACTTCGTCAACTGGTCGAACCATGTGCTGGCCGAGGGCGGGCAATTCATCGCCTTGAAAGGGGTGGCACCGCCAGACGAGCGCGAGCGACTGCCGGCAGACTGGCAAGTGACACAATTGCGGCCTATCCAGGTGCCAGGGCTAAATGCAGAGCGTCATCTGGTCTTTATAGCAAGAATTTAAAGGCCGCTGAATTAAATGGTATAAATCATATAAACAGTTTATACGGTATAAATAATATAAACCATATAAACGATTTATATCGTATAAATGAAATAAATAGTATAAATCGTTTCGGCGGGATGCCGGGGCGCACGATGAAGTTTGCATCTCTTTACAACTAGAAGATACATGGCCAAAATTTTTTGTGTAGCAAATCAAAAGGGTGGTGTTGGTAAAACCACAACAAGCGTCAACCTCTCCGCCGGTCTGGCCAAGTTGAACCAGCGCGTGCTGCTGGTCGACCTCGACCCGCAGGGCAATGCGACCATGGGCGCCGGCATCAACAAGGCCGGCTTGAAGGCGTCCACCTATGAAGTCATGTTGGGCGAGTCCGATGTCAAGACGGCACGCCAGCGTTCGGAAGCGGGGCGCTTCGATGTCTTGCCGTCGAACCGCGAACTGGCAGGTGCCGAAGTCGAGATGGTCGAACTGGACAACCGCGAACGCCGCCTGAAGGATGCGCTGGCCGAAGTCGACAGCGAATACGACTTCATCCTCGTTGATTGCCCGCCGGCATTATCAATGCTGACCCTGAACGGCCTGTGCGCCGCACATGGCGTGATCATCCCGATGCAGTGCGAGTACTACGCGCTGGAAGGCTTGTCCGACCTGGTCAACACCATCAAGAAGGTGCATGCCAACCTGAACCCGGATCTGAAGATCATCGGTCTCTTGCGCGTGATGTTCGATCCACGCATGACATTATCGCAACAAGTGTCGGCCCAGCTGGAACAGCACTTTGGCGACAAGGTCTTCAATACCATCATCCCGCGCAATGTCCGCCTGGCCGAAGCGCCATCGTACGGCCTGCCCGGAGTGACCTTCGACCCGAGCTCGAAAGGTGCCCAGGCGTATATCGCCTTCGGCGCCGAGATGGTCGAACGTATCAAACATATGTAAACAAAGGGCGAGCGACTCCCATGAATAATGTGAGCGCTTACTCCGAAAACACGATTAGGACAGCATGGCTACGAAAAAATTAAAAGGACTGGGTCGCGGACTCGACGCCCTCCTGGGTGGCGGCGGCGACTTCGCCAGTCCGGACACGCATCAACCCTCCAGCTTGCCCGTATCACAAATGCAAGCTGGCAAGTACCAGCCGCGCACGCGCATGGACGAGGGGGCCCTGAACGAACTGGCCGCCTCGATCAAGGCGCAAGGACTGATGCAGCCCATCCTGGTGCGTCCGATCGGGCAAGACACCCTGAGCGGACTTGTTAAATATGAAATAATTGCCGGTGAGCGCCGTTTCCGCGCCTCGCAGCTGGCCGGCCTGACGGAAGTACCGGTGCTGGTGCGCGATGTGGACGACCTGGCCGCCGCCGCGATGGCGCTGATCGAGAACATCCAGCGCGAAGACCTGAACCCGCTGGAAGAAGCGCAGGGCATCCACCGCCTGATCGCCGACTTCAATTTTACGCATGAGCAAGCGGCCACTGCGCTGGGACGCTCGCGCAGCGCGGTGTCGAACCTGTTGCGCCTGATGAACCTGGCAAGTCCCGTGCAGACCATGCTGATGGCTGGCGATATCGACATGGGCCATGCGCGTGCCTTGCTGGCGGTCGATGCGGCCAGCCAGATCAACCTGGCCAACCAGGTCGTGGCCAAGCGCCTGTCGGTACGCGAAACGGAAAAGCTGGTGACGCGCACGGCCGAAGAAGCGGCCAACCCCGTCGAACCGCGGCAAAAGGAAAAGTCCGGCGACATCGCGCGCCTGGAAGAAGAGTTGTCCGATGCGCTGGCCACGCCCGTGGTGTTCAAGATGGGCAACAAAGGCCGTGGCCAATTAGTGATCGATTTTGCCGATCTTGACGTGCTCGATGGTTTGTTGACCCGCTTGCGTGGTTAAATAGCAAGCTGCAAAGACATGGGAAGTGTGGGTGTGGACAATCCGGCCATGCTTTCCAGATGCACCACGTGATTCCTTGATAACACGGCTGGAAGCGGCCAGACAAGCGACTTTGCCATATAGTGGTGCAAATGGCGGCGAATAGTCGGTAAAGCGTCAGTTTCACGCAGCAATCGCCCTGCTGCGGTGCAGCAACGTTTGACTCTATAGAACAAAGCCAACTATAATCCCGTGTCTTTGCGTGTGTAGATTTTTCTGGGAACTTGGCAATTGAGTGATTCACAACAAAGTATTGCCAAGCCAGTCTACAAAGTAGTTGCCTTGCAGCTAGCAATCGTAATCAGTTTTGCCACGCTCACCTTGTTTTTCGGTGGCAGTGTCAGAGGCTGGTCAGCCGCATGCGGCGGTGCGATCGCCGTTGCCGGCAGTCTAGCGTATGCCTTGCTGGTGGTTCGCGGTAGTAGCGACGCCAAAAAGGCTTTTCGCGCGCACTTGCGTGCGGAAATGGTGAAAATATTTATTACAGCGGTGCTGTTTATATTGGCACTGGTGTTGTTTCAGTCGGCCGCCTGGTTATGGCTGATCTTGGGTTTCGCGGTGGCAACCTTAGCATACTGGTTTTCATTGCTCGCTGTTTAATCATTGGTTTTGGGGCCTGTTGTGCTCTGAAACGACAAATCTAAATTCATTATGACCACAGAACACGCTATTGAAGCGGGCCATGCTGCCCCGGCCAACGCCACAGAATACATCAGCCACCATTTGGCCCACTTGAAAAGCGCCGATGGCGCCTTCAACCTGGACACATTCTGGGTGTCTGCCATCATGGGCTTTGTTTTCCTTGCCGTTTTCTACATGGCTTCGCGCCGTGCGACGGCCGGTGTTCCTGGCAAATTGCAAAACTTCGTCGAAATGATCATGGAAATGGTCAATGAGACTATTAATGGGGCCTTCCACGCAAAAAGCAAGATCATCGCGCCGCTGGCCATCACGATTTTCGTGTGGGTCTGGTTGTTGAACGCAATGGACTTCTTGCCGGTTGACCTGCTGCCGACAGTGTTGAGCTGGTTTGGCGTGCACAAGCTGCGCGTGGTGCCGACCGCCGACGTGAACCATACTTTTGCTATGTCGTTCTCGGTAGTTCTGTGCATTATCGCGTTTTCCGTCAAGGCCAAGGGCCTGGGCGGCTGGATCAAGGAATTGTTTACCGCGCCTTTCCATGCAAGTGGCATCATCGGCACGATCTTGTTGGCACCAGTTAATTTCTTGCTGCAAATGGTTGAGTTGGTTGCAAAACTGATCTCCCTGTCGCTGCGACTGTTCGGCAATATGTATGCCGGTGAGCTGATTTTCATCTTGATCGCGTTGTTGCCTTGGTGGGCACAGTGGGCGTTGGGTGGTCCATGGGCAATTTTCCATATCTTGATTGTAACTTTGCAAGCTTTTGTGTTTATGGCGTTGACGGTTGTGTATCTGAGCCTCGCGGTTGAGAAACATTAATCATTAACTTTATATTTTGTTTTTTTAGTATCTTTCGTTTTTAAATTTAGGAGAATTTTATGCAAGCTCTGATCGCACAAGTACAAAGCATGACCGTTCTGGCAGCAGCAATCATCATCGGCCTGGCCGCAATCGGCACCGCTCTGGGCTTCGCTATCTTGGGTGGCAAATTCCTGGAAGCTTCGGCACGTCAACCAGAACTGATGCCACAACTGCAAACCAAACTGTTCGTTATCGCTGGTCTGCTGGATGCTATCTCGATGATCGGCGTTGGTATCGCTCTGCTGTACACGTTCGCTAACCCGTTCCTGTCCGCTCTGACGGCTGTTGCTCAGTAATTCGCTCCAACCCTAGGAGAAACTTTTAGTTAGGAGCAAAGGTATGGACATCAATATGTCGCTCATCGGCCAGATGATCACCTTCGCGGTGTTGGTCTGGTTCTCGATGAAGTTCGTATTTCCAGCGCTGAACACAGCGCTGGATGAGCGTGCCAAACGAATCGCGGATGGATTGGCTGCGGCCGATCAAGGTCAAGCTTCGATGGCTGTCGCTGAAAAGCGTGCGCAAGAGGCATTGAACAGTGCACGTGAAGAAGCGTCGCAACGCGTTGCGGACGCTGAAAAGCGCGCGCAGCTGGTTGCTGAAGAGATCAAGCAAAATGCACAAGCTGAAGCTGCGCGTATCATTGCGCAAGCCCAGTCGGACGCCGAACAGCAACTGTCGAAAGCACGCGAACAATTGCGCGCTCAGGTGGCTGACCTGGCTGTCAAGGGTGCCGAGCAGATCTTGAAGCGTGAAGTCAACGCTACGGCTCACGCCGAAATGTTGCAGCGTCTTGCTGTCGAGCTGTAATCATGGCAGAACTCGCAACCGTCGCCCGTCCCTACGCGGAAGCTTTGTTCCGCGTAGCCCAAGCTGGTAAGGAGTCAAGCAACCTCGCGGCGTGGTCCGAACTGGTGTCCGAACTGGCACAGATCGGTAGCCACCCCGAGGTACAGGCGTACGCGCGCAATCCGAAAGTTTCGGAAAGCGACGTTGCCGCCACCATCCTGTCGTTGTTGAAATCGCCGCTCAATGAGGAAGTGAAAAACTTCGTCACGTTGTTGATCGAAAATGGCCGCATCAGCCTGCTGCCGGAAATCGGCGCGCAATTCCATACCTTGAAAAATGGTCTGGAAGGTGCGGCTGACGCCGAGATCACGAGCGCTTTCGATCTGAGCGAAGGCCAAACGGCCGAGCTGGTCGCAACGCTGGAAAAGAAATTCAGTCGTAAGCTCAACCCTGCCGTCACAGTGGATCCATCGCTGCTCGGCGGCGTGCGCGTGGTTGTTGGCGACCAAGTGCTCGATACCTCGGTGCGCGCCAAGCTGCAGCAACTGCACGCTGCATTGGTGTCGTAAGACACGCGCTTCGGCAGGCCAGCTAAGACAGACCCTTACCCCTCGCGCAAGCTGAGAGAAACACTTTTAGGAGTTAGTATGCAACTCAACCCATCTGAAATCAGCGAGTTGATCAAGAGCCGGATCCAAGGTCTTGACGGCGGCGCTGAAGTGCGTAATCAAGGCACGGTTATTTCCGTCGCCGACGGTATCTGCCGCATCCACGGTTTGTCGGACGTGATGCAAGGCGAGATGCTGGAATTCCCAGGCAACACGTTTGGCCTGGCAATGAATCTGGAACGCGACTCCGTCGGTTCCGTGATTCTGGGTGCCTACGAGCACATCTCCGAAGGCGACACGGTGAAATGCACCGGCCGCATTCTGGAAGTGCCAATTGGTCCTGAGCTGCTCGGCCGCGTTGTCAACGCGCTGGGTCAGCCAATCGACGGCAAAGGCGCCATCGACACGAAACTGACGGCCGCGATTGAAAAAATCGCTCCGGGCGTTATCGCCCGTGAGTCCGTTTCGCAACCAATGCAAACCGGCCTGAAGTCGATCGATGCGATGGTTCCAGTTGGCCGCGGCCAGCGCGAACTGATCATCGGCGACCGTCAAACCGGCAAGTCGGCTGTGGC is from Janthinobacterium sp. 61 and encodes:
- a CDS encoding F0F1 ATP synthase subunit B, producing the protein MDINMSLIGQMITFAVLVWFSMKFVFPALNTALDERAKRIADGLAAADQGQASMAVAEKRAQEALNSAREEASQRVADAEKRAQLVAEEIKQNAQAEAARIIAQAQSDAEQQLSKAREQLRAQVADLAVKGAEQILKREVNATAHAEMLQRLAVEL
- the atpB gene encoding F0F1 ATP synthase subunit A; translated protein: MTTEHAIEAGHAAPANATEYISHHLAHLKSADGAFNLDTFWVSAIMGFVFLAVFYMASRRATAGVPGKLQNFVEMIMEMVNETINGAFHAKSKIIAPLAITIFVWVWLLNAMDFLPVDLLPTVLSWFGVHKLRVVPTADVNHTFAMSFSVVLCIIAFSVKAKGLGGWIKELFTAPFHASGIIGTILLAPVNFLLQMVELVAKLISLSLRLFGNMYAGELIFILIALLPWWAQWALGGPWAIFHILIVTLQAFVFMALTVVYLSLAVEKH
- a CDS encoding F0F1 ATP synthase subunit delta, with the translated sequence MAELATVARPYAEALFRVAQAGKESSNLAAWSELVSELAQIGSHPEVQAYARNPKVSESDVAATILSLLKSPLNEEVKNFVTLLIENGRISLLPEIGAQFHTLKNGLEGAADAEITSAFDLSEGQTAELVATLEKKFSRKLNPAVTVDPSLLGGVRVVVGDQVLDTSVRAKLQQLHAALVS
- the atpE gene encoding F0F1 ATP synthase subunit C; translated protein: MQALIAQVQSMTVLAAAIIIGLAAIGTALGFAILGGKFLEASARQPELMPQLQTKLFVIAGLLDAISMIGVGIALLYTFANPFLSALTAVAQ